The proteins below are encoded in one region of Paenibacillus albus:
- the yyaC gene encoding spore protease YyaC: MGNRAKSRKYRHSDLVNRERATIEGVTELFREAAGKHPDRSGIAFVCIGTDCSTGDSFGPWVGTMLTEAGFDHIIGTLEHPCDADRYEERTAAIPKELTIVAIDACLGKKDQTPSYMIARGPLYPAHAVGKRLTPIGDYSIAGIVAPTSVKPYWAIQHASLFEVVGMARAVADVIVQAWK, encoded by the coding sequence CGGGCGAAATCGCGAAAATATCGACATTCCGACCTGGTCAATCGGGAACGGGCAACGATTGAAGGTGTCACGGAGCTCTTTCGTGAAGCGGCAGGTAAGCACCCGGATCGTTCTGGCATCGCATTCGTATGTATCGGGACGGATTGCTCGACAGGCGATTCGTTCGGACCTTGGGTCGGAACGATGCTTACGGAAGCAGGATTCGATCATATAATCGGTACGCTGGAGCATCCATGTGATGCGGACCGATATGAAGAACGGACTGCTGCGATCCCGAAGGAGCTTACGATTGTTGCGATAGATGCGTGTTTGGGTAAAAAGGATCAGACGCCGAGCTATATGATCGCGCGTGGACCGCTCTATCCCGCTCACGCGGTTGGAAAGCGGCTGACGCCAATCGGCGATTATAGTATTGCAGGCATTGTTGCGCCGACCAGCGTGAAGCCGTATTGGGCGATTCAGCACGCGTCTTTATTTGAAGTGGTGGGGATGGCGCGCGCGGTGGCGGATGTTATCGTGCAGGCTTGGAAGTAG
- a CDS encoding alpha/beta fold hydrolase, with product MGTNSLANEQVQLPNGQQLAYYDSGAGQQQVKPVIVLLHGFCGSSAYWEEIVPALERHGRVIAPDLRGHGRSSAPDESPYAMEQFAEDLLALLEKLNIERICLFGHSLGGYISLAFAQQHAEKLASFSLVHSTAKPDSEEAKGNRDKAAQSLLDNGIRPFVEGLVPKLFAPEHRDSMQAEVKHMTEIGYEASAAGAAATALGMKARPDRTAVLEQLNVPILLVAGSEDAVIAPANTFTVDGPLVSQVLLEGSGHMSMVESPAELAEALIAFINKI from the coding sequence ATGGGTACAAATTCTTTAGCGAATGAACAGGTACAATTACCGAATGGGCAGCAGCTGGCTTATTATGATTCTGGTGCTGGGCAGCAACAAGTGAAACCGGTCATCGTGCTCCTGCATGGCTTCTGCGGCAGCTCTGCATACTGGGAAGAGATCGTACCGGCGCTTGAGCGGCATGGACGGGTAATCGCACCGGATCTTCGCGGACATGGACGCAGCTCCGCTCCGGATGAGTCGCCATACGCGATGGAGCAGTTTGCTGAGGATCTGCTTGCGCTGCTAGAGAAGCTAAACATCGAGCGCATCTGCTTATTCGGTCATTCGCTTGGCGGCTATATCTCACTCGCATTCGCTCAGCAGCATGCTGAGAAGCTGGCATCCTTCAGTCTTGTTCATTCGACGGCGAAGCCAGACAGCGAGGAAGCGAAGGGCAATCGGGATAAAGCGGCACAGTCGCTGCTGGATAACGGCATTCGTCCTTTCGTGGAGGGACTTGTACCGAAGCTGTTTGCGCCGGAACACCGCGATTCCATGCAGGCCGAAGTTAAACATATGACGGAAATTGGTTACGAGGCTTCAGCCGCAGGAGCTGCAGCGACGGCTCTTGGTATGAAAGCAAGGCCAGATCGTACAGCGGTGCTTGAGCAGCTGAATGTTCCGATTCTACTCGTAGCAGGCTCCGAGGATGCAGTCATTGCGCCGGCGAATACGTTCACTGTCGACGGGCCGCTTGTGTCACAGGTGCTGCTGGAAGGCTCTGGACACATGAGCATGGTAGAGTCTCCTGCAGAGCTGGCTGAAGCGCTGATCGCATTTATAAACAAGATATAG
- a CDS encoding DUF6483 family protein — protein sequence MFQRDYFMRMIEQMSEAVGQVMGLRQQRKNEEALHFIDEQLDRKFRMNSKVIRQLSDADLVRIMTVHGVVETANLHAIALLIKEESDILIELGRKDQAYLLQMKSFHLFMRLALLDAPALLRTPSEEAAEMAEKLDAYELPEATKLLMYEWHEGDGRYDKAENVMYELLEDGFFIQEDAVNFYRRLLLLPDESLMAGGLPREEVIEGLEKVESQTEVH from the coding sequence TTGTTTCAGAGAGATTATTTTATGCGCATGATTGAGCAAATGAGCGAAGCGGTCGGACAAGTGATGGGGCTGCGCCAGCAGCGCAAGAACGAGGAAGCGCTTCACTTCATTGACGAGCAGCTGGACCGCAAGTTCCGCATGAACAGCAAGGTGATTCGCCAGCTCTCGGACGCTGATCTGGTACGGATCATGACCGTGCATGGCGTTGTCGAAACGGCTAATTTGCATGCCATCGCGCTGCTCATTAAGGAAGAGTCAGATATATTGATTGAGCTCGGACGGAAGGATCAGGCTTACCTGCTGCAGATGAAGTCGTTCCATCTCTTCATGCGTCTCGCGCTGCTGGATGCTCCGGCTCTGCTGCGAACGCCATCCGAGGAAGCGGCAGAAATGGCTGAGAAGCTGGATGCTTATGAGCTGCCGGAAGCGACGAAGCTGCTGATGTATGAATGGCATGAGGGCGATGGGCGTTATGATAAAGCTGAGAATGTAATGTATGAGCTTCTTGAAGACGGCTTCTTCATTCAAGAGGATGCCGTTAATTTCTACCGCAGGCTGCTGCTGCTGCCGGATGAGTCGTTAATGGCTGGCGGATTGCCGCGCGAAGAAGTCATAGAGGGTTTAGAGAAAGTAGAAAGTCAGACAGAAGTACACTAG